In Thermostichus vulcanus str. 'Rupite', a genomic segment contains:
- a CDS encoding DUF3084 domain-containing protein, which produces MQGVLLIVYMLFVSGLIAVVGDRVGYRIGKKRLTWFNLRPRHTAVLVAVITGVSISGLTLATLLLLNRSLSEALFSYTSQIAQAEQELRALNREKALLQTENAALRAERDSLKVDLDLFRNQQSAAQTRLSEVRDQLTVALQERQEVEAKLAAVNEQLANVQPSLDQANAELNEVKAEVESARQQIAMLEEQKRALQLDRDQLERSLDVVQVALSNLEEQKTQLEQEIEQFNRLAVSLRRGELAILAGEVLATGVVNTPAGAEPSSTQQQFEQILAQAEQQALALGSQPAPPLDNAIMIRREDAEQALEKLKETGSWAVRVVSLTNRLKGEPVPVIVQIYPNQQIFPKGSVLASGVIQPGLDESQIQQQLLGLLNQANQRSQEEGLLSNPITGTVGEFSQVKFLEIVQQLRQSTTPLDVKLVTDTDIYTAGPLRVSFLMEETAAQQTDSTPRRAELP; this is translated from the coding sequence ATGCAAGGCGTACTGCTCATCGTCTACATGTTGTTTGTCAGTGGCCTGATCGCCGTCGTGGGGGATCGGGTCGGCTATCGGATTGGCAAGAAGCGTCTCACCTGGTTTAATTTGCGCCCGCGCCACACGGCTGTTTTGGTAGCAGTGATAACAGGAGTGAGTATTTCTGGACTGACCCTGGCCACCCTGTTGCTTTTGAACCGTTCCCTCTCAGAAGCTCTATTCAGCTACACCAGTCAAATTGCCCAAGCCGAACAGGAGTTACGGGCTCTCAACCGCGAAAAAGCTCTGTTGCAAACAGAGAACGCTGCCCTTAGAGCTGAGCGAGACAGCCTCAAAGTGGATCTTGACCTTTTTCGCAACCAGCAATCGGCTGCCCAAACCCGACTGAGCGAGGTACGCGATCAACTGACGGTGGCCTTGCAGGAGCGACAAGAGGTGGAAGCCAAGTTGGCGGCTGTGAATGAGCAGTTGGCCAATGTGCAACCCAGCCTGGATCAGGCCAATGCGGAGTTGAACGAAGTGAAGGCCGAGGTGGAGTCGGCCCGGCAACAGATTGCCATGCTGGAGGAGCAGAAACGAGCTTTGCAACTGGATCGGGATCAATTGGAGCGCTCTCTGGATGTGGTGCAGGTGGCTCTGAGCAACTTGGAGGAACAGAAAACCCAACTGGAACAGGAGATTGAGCAATTTAATCGGTTGGCGGTGAGCTTACGACGGGGAGAATTGGCTATTTTGGCGGGGGAAGTCTTAGCAACCGGGGTAGTGAATACCCCAGCAGGGGCTGAACCTAGCTCCACCCAACAGCAATTTGAGCAAATTCTGGCCCAAGCGGAACAGCAAGCCCTAGCGCTGGGATCCCAACCGGCCCCCCCTTTGGACAATGCGATCATGATACGCCGGGAGGATGCCGAACAAGCCCTTGAGAAGTTGAAGGAAACCGGCAGTTGGGCGGTGCGAGTTGTCTCCCTCACCAATCGCCTTAAGGGGGAGCCTGTGCCTGTAATTGTGCAAATTTATCCCAATCAACAGATCTTCCCCAAGGGATCCGTGTTGGCCAGCGGCGTAATTCAGCCGGGTTTGGATGAAAGTCAAATTCAGCAGCAACTGCTGGGGTTACTCAACCAGGCCAACCAACGCTCCCAGGAGGAGGGCCTTCTCTCAAATCCGATCACTGGCACAGTTGGGGAATTTTCTCAGGTGAAGTTTCTGGAAATTGTGCAGCAACTGCGCCAAAGCACCACTCCTTTGGATGTGAAGTTGGTAACAGACACAGATATCTACACGGCGGGGCCGTTGCGGGTGAGCTTCTTGATGGAGGAGACGGCTGCCCA
- a CDS encoding alpha-ketoacid dehydrogenase subunit beta yields MAETLLFNALRAALDEEMARDPSVFVLGEDVGHYGGSYKVTKDLYQKYGDLRLLDTPICENSFTGMAIGAAMTGLRPVIEGMNMGFLLLAFNQIANNAGMLRYTSGGNFKIPVVIRGPGGVGRQLGAEHSQRLEAYFQAVPGLKIVACSTPYNAKGLLKSAIRDDNPVLFFEHVLLYNLKEDLPEEEYLLPLDQAEVVREGSDITILTYSRMRYHVMKAVDSLVQAEIEPEVIDLISLKPLDMDTIAASVRKTHRVIIVEEDMKSGGIGAELTARITEELFDELDAPVVRLASQDIPTPYNGTMEAATIVQPADIVAAVEQML; encoded by the coding sequence ATGGCAGAAACCCTCCTGTTTAATGCTTTGCGTGCCGCCCTAGACGAAGAAATGGCACGGGATCCCAGTGTGTTTGTTTTGGGAGAAGATGTTGGCCATTATGGTGGATCCTACAAGGTCACCAAAGACCTCTATCAGAAATACGGGGATTTGCGCCTGCTGGATACCCCGATTTGTGAGAACAGCTTTACCGGTATGGCGATTGGGGCAGCCATGACTGGGTTGCGTCCGGTGATCGAAGGCATGAACATGGGCTTTTTGCTCCTGGCCTTCAACCAAATTGCCAATAACGCGGGCATGTTGCGCTACACCTCTGGCGGTAATTTTAAGATTCCGGTGGTGATTCGCGGACCAGGGGGGGTCGGTCGGCAACTGGGGGCTGAGCATTCACAGCGCTTGGAGGCTTATTTTCAAGCAGTGCCGGGTTTGAAAATCGTGGCTTGTTCCACCCCCTACAATGCCAAAGGCTTACTCAAGTCCGCCATTCGGGATGATAATCCGGTGTTATTTTTTGAGCATGTGCTGCTCTACAACCTCAAAGAAGATCTGCCGGAAGAAGAATACCTCCTGCCGCTGGATCAAGCGGAGGTGGTCAGAGAGGGATCTGATATCACCATTCTCACCTACTCCCGCATGCGCTATCACGTCATGAAAGCGGTGGATAGTCTGGTGCAGGCGGAGATTGAGCCAGAGGTGATCGACTTGATTTCTCTCAAGCCTTTGGATATGGACACCATTGCGGCTTCGGTTCGCAAAACCCACCGCGTGATCATTGTCGAAGAAGACATGAAATCCGGTGGCATTGGGGCAGAACTGACGGCTCGGATTACCGAAGAGCTGTTTGACGAATTGGATGCGCCCGTGGTGCGCTTGGCCTCTCAGGATATTCCTACCCCCTACAATGGCACGATGGAAGCGGCCACCATTGTGCAACCGGCGGATATTGTTGCTGCTGTTGAGCAAATGCTGTAA
- a CDS encoding 30S ribosomal protein PSRP-3 has protein sequence MPKFALKALWLENDLAIAVDQVVAKNRSPLTHYFFWPRDDAWEQLKAELESKTWISEVDRIELLNQATEVINYWQNGGRNRSISDAQAQFPDVLIGGNS, from the coding sequence TTGCCGAAGTTTGCCCTGAAAGCCCTGTGGCTGGAAAATGACTTGGCCATTGCCGTGGATCAGGTGGTGGCCAAAAACCGCAGCCCCCTCACCCACTACTTCTTCTGGCCCCGTGATGATGCTTGGGAACAGCTCAAAGCTGAGCTAGAAAGCAAAACTTGGATCAGCGAGGTGGATCGCATCGAATTGCTCAACCAAGCCACGGAAGTGATCAACTACTGGCAAAATGGCGGACGCAACCGTTCCATTAGTGATGCCCAGGCTCAGTTTCCGGATGTTTTGATTGGGGGAAACTCTTAG